A window from Citrus sinensis cultivar Valencia sweet orange chromosome 3, DVS_A1.0, whole genome shotgun sequence encodes these proteins:
- the LOC102630203 gene encoding protein ARV 2, producing the protein MEYRCVKCGFRIKTLFVQYSPGNIRLMKCENCRAVADEYIECEIMILLIDLILHKPQAYRHLLYNVLNSETVNLKGILWKSTVGFLLLDAYRSLLLSRSNEGQSSSMSFSLLAWIFQKMLKDVVLGNVMFLGVFLHASRILLNTSAGASSFKDFLLAVLISSYFKIFLVAMMVWNFPSSVIYIIDLFVLSSNTVALKVITESAMNRILGVCLVAHAVKFFVVQGLELRYLRY; encoded by the exons ATGGAGTACAGGTGTGTGAAATGCGGGTTTCGGATCAAGACGCTGTTTGTGCAATACTCGCCTGGAAACATTCGTCTCATGAAATGT GAGAATTGCAGAGCAGTGGCAGACGAGTACATCGAATGTGAAAtcatg attCTTTTGATCGATTTGATTCTGCACAAGCCTCAAGCTTATAGGCATCTGCTCTATAATGTGCTTAATAGTGAAACTGTGAATCTCAAG GGAATACTATGGAAGTCGACAGTTGGTTTTCTTCTTCTGGATGCTT ATAGAAGTCTGCTTTTAAGCCGAAGCAATGAAGGACAGAGTTCATCCAtgagtttttctttgttagcctGGATATTCCAAAAG ATGTTGAAGGATGTAGTTTTAGGGAACGTTATGTTTCTTGGTGTTTTTCTTCATGCATCTAGGATTCTGTTAAATACATCAGCTGGAGCTAGCAG TTTCAAAGACTTCCTGCTTGCTGTGCTCATTTCAAGTTACTTCAAGATTTTCCTTGTTGCCATGATG GTTTGGAATTTTCCATCTTCTgtaatttatatcattgactTGTTCGTTTTATCATCCAACACAGTGGCTTTAAAAG TGATTACTGAGTCAGCTATGAACAGAATTCTAGGTGTCTGCCTGGTTGCACATGCTGTAAAGTTCTTTGTTGTTCAAGGGCTCGAGTTAAGATATTTGAgatattga